DNA sequence from the Pseudoglutamicibacter cumminsii genome:
TCGTGTTCTCGCTCTTCAGCGCGCACATCCCGGCCAGCCTCGTGGTTTTCGCGCAGGTCATGTTCGTGACCTCGCTCATCGCAGCGCTCATCTCTTTCCACAACGTCGTGGCACGCTACCTGCGCACCCTGGCACGCGAAGGCGCGATGCCTAAGTTCCTCGCGATCTCGCTCGGCCGCGGCCAGGCGCCAGCACTCGGCTCGATCTGCCAGTCCTCGATCGCGCTCGCCGTACTCATCGTCTTCGCGATCGCCGGCTCCGGATCTGAAGACCCGATCATGTTCCCGGTCGTGACGCTGTTCACGTGGCTCACCAACGTCGGTTCCTTCGGCCTCATCGCGCTCATGGCTGTCACGAGCTTCGCGGCGATGGCCTACCTGGGAACCAACGCCCCGGAAGCCTCGATGTGGACCAGGTTCGTTGCGCCGCTGCTTGCGGGACTCAGCCTGAGTGGTGTCGTGGTGCTCATCATCACGAACTTCTCGTTCCTCGTCGGCATCTCCGAAACCAGCCCGCTCAACTGGATCCTGCCGGGCCTCGTGGTCCTCGCCGCGCTCTTCGGCGGAATCTGGGCGGCATGGCTGCGTTCAGCTCGACCTGAGCGTTATCTCAAGCTCGGTGGCGGTGAGGCAGCAGAGCTCGAATGGGAGCCAACAGAACGGAACTGAATCCACAACTGAACACCTCAACTGACCTGAATTCCACATCGTCCATCGTTCCGAATCGACCTTCCCGCGCGGCGCGGGATAGGTTTAACACATAAATGTGAGCTGCGCCTCACCTAGGCGAGCCTCATATGCAAAGCCTCATACACACAAGGAGTGTCATGACTGCAGAAAACGTCACCTATGCAACCGCTGAAGAGCTTCGCGCAGCGTTCGACCTTCCAACCGAAGGCCGCGAAATCAAGGACCCAGCGACCGGCGAACTCGTCGGCTACGCGCCAGAGCCAACCGTGGAGGACCTCGACCGCGCTGTGGTCAAGGCACGCGAAGCACAGAAGGCATGGGCCGCTAAGTCCATCGAGGACCGCACCAACGTCATGATGGCGGTCGCCGATGCGCTCGATGAGAACGCTGAACAGCTCGCTCAGCTGCTCTCCCGCGAGCAGGGTAAGCCGCTCAACGGCCCGAACGCTCGCTTCGAGGTCGGCGCGTGCTCCGCATGGCTGCGTGCAACCGCTGCGATCGAGGTCAAGCCAGAGGTCCTGTTCGACGACGAATCCGGTAAGGCTGAACTGCACTGGCGCCCGCTCGGCGTGGTCGGCGCGGTTGGCCCGTGGAACTGGCCGATGATGATCACGATGTGGCAGATCGCCCCGAACCTCAAGATGGGTAACGCGACCGTCATCAAGCCTTCCGAGTACACCCCGCTTTCGGTGCTCGCGATGGTTAACGTCATGAACCGCGTCCTGCCTGAGGGTCTCGTTCAGGTCATCGCTGGTGGCCGCGACGTGGGTGAGGCGTTCACCGCTCACAAGGACATCGACAAGATCATGTTCACCGGCTCGATCGAAACCGGTAAGGCTATCGCTAAGGCTTCCGCTGAAACCCTCAAGCGCGTAACCCTTGAGCTCGGCGGTAACGACGCCGGCATCGTGCTCGATGACGTCGACCCAGCTGCGATCGCTCAGGACCTGTTCTGGGGCGCGTTCATCAACACCGGCCAGACCTGTGCGGCACTCAAGCGACTCTACGTTCCGGACTCGATCTACGACGAGGTTGTCGAGGAACTGCGCAAGGTCGCTGAAGCGATGCCGATGGGTGTTGGCCTGGGCGAGGAGAACGTGCTGGGCCCACTGCAGAACCAGATGCAGCTCGATGTCGTCAAGAGCTTGGTTCAGGCCGCTAAGGACAGCGGCGCCCGCGTCGTGATCGGTGGGGAAGAGCGCTCGGCAGACGAAGCCGGCTTCTTCTACCCAACGACCTTGGTTGCCGACATCGACAACGACAACCCGCTGGTCGCGGAAGAACAGTTCGGCCCGGCTCTGCCGATCATCCGGTACACGGACCTTGAGGAAGCCATCGAGATGGCGAACGGCCTCGAGGTTGGTTTGGGCTCGTCTGTATGGTCCTCGAACCGCGAGCGCGCCCTTGAGGTTGCTAACCGCCTCGAAGCTGGCACCACGTGGATCAACAAGCACGGCGCGATCGACCCGCGCATGCCGTTCGGTGGAGCTAAGCAGTCCGGCTACGGCGTTGAATTCGCGATGGAGGGCCTCAAGGAGGTCGCGCAGCCTCACGTGATCAACTACTGATTGCGGCGGCGCCGCGGCGCCGGGGTGGCTCTACCCCTGGGTGTCGTATGTAGATGTTTCTGAGAGGGGTTTTGGGGTGCCTTGCGGGGCATCTTAAAACCCCTCTCTGTGTACATTTCAGGTTTTAGCTTTGCGTCACACAGGCCGACAATGTGAGCAAGAGCATAAATAAACTGGAATTATGGGTAGAGTTAGGTTGCATCAAGAGCAGTTCGTCCAAAGAAAATGGCGCAAAGCCGTCAATCTTTCGTATCTAGCTGATCTTTGATGACTTTCTGTGACAAAGTTCACATCACACTCTCATCTTTGACATGACGGGAAGAAAACCATGAAGCGTACTCGCGCAACATCCCTCGCGGCTGTAGCCGCAATTGCAGCCCTCGGTTTGTCTGCCTGCGGCGGCGATTCCAACGGCGGCGGCTCAAACGGTGGCGAAAAGAAGAAGGTCGACATCGTCCAGTTCGTTAAGCACCCGTCACTCGACGCAGCTAACGAAGGCTTCAAGAAGGGCCTCAAGGACAACGGCATCGACGCCGAGATCAAGGAATACAACGCACAGGGCGAGGCCGCTAACAACGCCCAGATCGGTTCCCAGATCTCGACCGGTAAGTCGGACCTGATCCTGACCATCGCAACCCCAAGCGCGCAGGTCCTCTCGCAGGCAGTCAAGGATCGCCCGATCCTCTTCACCGCGGTCACCGACCCAGTTGACGCTAAGCTCGTCGATTCGCTCGAAAAGCCAGGTAAGAACGTCACCGGCACCTCGGATGCGAACCCAGTTGAAGAGCAGCTCGAACTGCTCAAGGAGATCAACCCTGACGCTAAGAAGATTGGTATCGTCTACTCCTCCGCAGAGCAGAACTCCAAGGTTCAGGTTGAGTGGGCTAAGGAAGCCGCGACCAAGCTCGGCATGACCGTTGAAGCCAAGGCGATCTCCGCATCCTCCGAGGTTTCCCAGGCCGCAACCTCCCTCAACGTTGACGCGTTCTACGTGCCAACCGACAACATGGTCGTTGCATCCCTCGAGTCCCTCCTGAAGGTCGCGGAGAACAAGAAGGTTCCAACCATCGCGGCAGAAGGCGACTCCGTCAAGCGCGGCGCAACCGCAACCGTCGGCATCAACTACATGAAGCTCGGCGAACAGACCGGTGCGATGGCCGCGAAGATCCTCAAGGGCGAAGCCAAGCCAGAAGAGATGGCTGTCGAAACCCAGTCGGAATACGACGTCTACGTCAACGAGACCGCAGCCAAGAAGGCCGGTATCGAACTTCCGAAGGACCTCGTCGACAAGGCAGCCGAAAAGTACTGATCCACCCACGGATCACGCAAAAACCCTGACGTGAAGCACGGCCCGCACGCCCACCTTCACCGAAGACAACAGCGGCGGTGCAGGGAGCAGTACACAGCCCTCTGCACCGCCGAACTGTGAGAACACCACCACGCACGCAGGAGCACACACCATGTTTTTCAGCGACATGCTGGCTCAGCTACCCTCCGGTACGGAGCTCGGGCTGATCTACGGCATCGCAGCCCTCGGGGTCTACCTGACCTTCCGTGTCCTCGGTTTCC
Encoded proteins:
- a CDS encoding aldehyde dehydrogenase family protein, giving the protein MTAENVTYATAEELRAAFDLPTEGREIKDPATGELVGYAPEPTVEDLDRAVVKAREAQKAWAAKSIEDRTNVMMAVADALDENAEQLAQLLSREQGKPLNGPNARFEVGACSAWLRATAAIEVKPEVLFDDESGKAELHWRPLGVVGAVGPWNWPMMITMWQIAPNLKMGNATVIKPSEYTPLSVLAMVNVMNRVLPEGLVQVIAGGRDVGEAFTAHKDIDKIMFTGSIETGKAIAKASAETLKRVTLELGGNDAGIVLDDVDPAAIAQDLFWGAFINTGQTCAALKRLYVPDSIYDEVVEELRKVAEAMPMGVGLGEENVLGPLQNQMQLDVVKSLVQAAKDSGARVVIGGEERSADEAGFFYPTTLVADIDNDNPLVAEEQFGPALPIIRYTDLEEAIEMANGLEVGLGSSVWSSNRERALEVANRLEAGTTWINKHGAIDPRMPFGGAKQSGYGVEFAMEGLKEVAQPHVINY
- a CDS encoding ABC transporter substrate-binding protein, translated to MKRTRATSLAAVAAIAALGLSACGGDSNGGGSNGGEKKKVDIVQFVKHPSLDAANEGFKKGLKDNGIDAEIKEYNAQGEAANNAQIGSQISTGKSDLILTIATPSAQVLSQAVKDRPILFTAVTDPVDAKLVDSLEKPGKNVTGTSDANPVEEQLELLKEINPDAKKIGIVYSSAEQNSKVQVEWAKEAATKLGMTVEAKAISASSEVSQAATSLNVDAFYVPTDNMVVASLESLLKVAENKKVPTIAAEGDSVKRGATATVGINYMKLGEQTGAMAAKILKGEAKPEEMAVETQSEYDVYVNETAAKKAGIELPKDLVDKAAEKY